A stretch of Gossypium arboreum chloroplast, complete genome DNA encodes these proteins:
- the ndhI gene encoding NADH dehydrogenase subunit I, producing MFPMVTGFMNYGHQTVRAARYIGQGFMITLSHANRLPVTIQYPYEKLITSERFRGRIHFEFDKCIACEVCVRVCPIDLPVVDWKFETDIRKKRLLNYSIDFGICIFCGNCVEYCPTNCLSMTEEYELSTYDRHELNYNQIALGRLPMSVIDDYTIRTILNSIQRKTQ from the coding sequence ATGTTCCCTATGGTAACTGGGTTCATGAATTATGGCCACCAAACAGTCCGAGCAGCAAGGTACATTGGTCAAGGTTTCATGATTACCTTATCCCACGCAAATCGTTTACCCGTAACTATTCAATATCCTTATGAAAAATTAATCACATCAGAGCGTTTCCGCGGACGAATCCATTTTGAATTTGATAAATGCATTGCTTGTGAAGTATGTGTTCGTGTATGCCCTATAGATCTACCCGTTGTTGATTGGAAATTTGAAACGGATATTCGAAAAAAACGATTGCTTAATTACAGTATTGATTTCGGAATTTGTATATTTTGTGGTAACTGCGTTGAGTATTGTCCAACAAATTGTTTATCAATGACTGAAGAATATGAACTTTCTACTTACGACCGTCACGAATTGAATTATAATCAAATTGCTTTGGGCCGTTTACCAATGTCAGTAATTGACGATTATACAATTCGAACAATTTTGAATTCAATTCAAAGAAAAACTCAGTAA
- the ndhG gene encoding NADH dehydrogenase subunit 6, whose translation MDLPGPIHDFLLVFLGSGLILGGLGVVLLTNPIYSAFSLGLVLVCISLFYILSNSHFVAAAQLLIYVGAINVLILFAVMFMNGSEYYKDFNLWTIGNGLTSLVCTSILVSLITTILDTSWYGIIWTTRSNQIIEQDLISNSQQIGIHLATDFFLPFEFISIILLVALIGAIAVARQ comes from the coding sequence ATGGATTTGCCTGGACCAATACACGATTTTCTTTTAGTTTTTCTGGGATCGGGTCTTATATTAGGAGGCCTGGGAGTGGTATTACTTACCAATCCAATTTATTCTGCCTTTTCATTGGGATTGGTTCTTGTTTGTATATCCTTATTTTATATTCTCTCAAATTCTCATTTTGTAGCTGCTGCCCAGCTCCTTATTTATGTGGGAGCCATAAATGTTTTAATCCTATTTGCTGTGATGTTCATGAATGGTTCAGAATATTATAAAGATTTTAATCTGTGGACCATTGGGAATGGCCTTACTTCGTTGGTTTGTACAAGTATTCTTGTTTCGCTAATTACTACTATATTAGATACATCATGGTACGGGATTATTTGGACTACAAGATCAAATCAAATTATAGAACAAGATTTGATAAGTAATAGTCAACAAATTGGAATTCATTTAGCAACCGATTTTTTTCTTCCATTTGAATTCATTTCAATAATTCTTTTAGTTGCTTTGATAGGTGCAATTGCTGTGGCTCGTCAGTAA
- the ndhE gene encoding NADH dehydrogenase subunit 4L: protein MMLEHILVLSAYLFSIGIYGLITSRNMVRALMCLELILNAVNINFVTFSDFFDSRQLKGNIFSIFVIAIAAAEAAIGSAIVSSIYRNRKSTRINQSTLLNK from the coding sequence ATGATGCTCGAACATATACTTGTTTTGAGTGCCTATTTATTTTCTATCGGTATTTATGGATTGATCACGAGTCGAAATATGGTTAGGGCCCTTATGTGTCTTGAACTTATACTGAATGCGGTTAATATAAATTTTGTAACATTTTCTGATTTTTTTGATAGTCGGCAATTAAAGGGAAATATTTTCTCAATTTTTGTTATAGCTATTGCAGCCGCTGAAGCAGCTATTGGATCAGCTATTGTGTCCTCGATTTATCGTAACAGAAAATCAACGCGTATCAATCAATCAACTTTGTTGAATAAGTAA
- the psaC gene encoding photosystem I subunit VII, which yields MSHSVKIYDTCIGCTQCVRACPTDVLEMIPWDGCKAKQIASAPRTEDCVGCKRCESACPTDFLSVRVYLWHETTRSMGLAY from the coding sequence ATGTCACATTCAGTAAAAATTTATGATACATGTATTGGGTGTACTCAATGTGTCCGAGCCTGCCCCACCGATGTGTTAGAAATGATACCTTGGGATGGATGTAAAGCTAAGCAAATTGCTTCCGCTCCAAGAACAGAAGATTGTGTTGGTTGTAAGAGATGTGAATCCGCTTGTCCAACGGATTTCTTGAGCGTTCGAGTTTATTTATGGCATGAAACAACTCGAAGTATGGGTCTAGCTTATTGA
- the ndhD gene encoding NADH dehydrogenase subunit 4, translating into MNYFPWLTIIVFLPISAGSLLFFLPHKGNKLIKWYTICICILELLLTTYAFCYHFRLDDPLIQLAEDYKWINFFDFYWRLGIDGLSIGPILLTGFITTLATLAAWPVTRDSRLFHFLMLAMYSGQIGSFSSRDLLLFFIMWEFELIPVYLLLSMWGGKKRLYSATKFILYTAGGSVFLLIGVLGLGLYGSNEPTLNFETLANQSYPVALEIIFYIGFLIAFAVKSPIIPLHTWLPDTHGEAHYSTCMLLAGILLKMGAYGLVRINMELLPHAHSIFSPWLIIVGTMQIIYAASTSLGQRNLKKRIAYSSVSHMGFIIIGIGSITDTGLNGAILQIISHGFIGAALFFLAGTSYDRMRLVYLDEMGGMAVSIPKIFTMFSILSMASLALPGMSGFVAELIVFFGIITSQKYFLMPKILITFVMAIGMILTPIYSLSMSRQMFYGYKLFNAPSSYFFDSGPRELFVSISIFLPVIGIGIYPDFVLSLSGEKVETILYNYFYR; encoded by the coding sequence ACGAATTATTTTCCTTGGTTAACAATAATTGTATTTTTACCAATATCTGCAGGTTCTTTACTTTTCTTTCTTCCTCATAAAGGAAATAAGCTAATTAAGTGGTATACAATATGTATATGCATTCTCGAACTCCTTCTAACAACCTATGCATTTTGTTATCATTTCCGATTGGACGATCCATTAATCCAGCTGGCGGAAGATTATAAATGGATAAATTTTTTTGATTTTTACTGGAGATTGGGAATAGATGGACTTTCTATAGGGCCCATTTTACTGACAGGATTTATCACCACTTTAGCGACTTTGGCGGCTTGGCCAGTTACTCGAGATTCGCGATTATTTCATTTCCTGATGCTAGCAATGTACAGTGGTCAAATAGGATCATTTTCTTCTCGAGACCTTTTACTTTTTTTCATCATGTGGGAGTTCGAATTAATTCCCGTTTATCTACTTCTATCCATGTGGGGGGGAAAGAAACGTCTGTACTCGGCTACAAAATTTATTTTGTACACCGCAGGGGGTTCCGTTTTTCTATTAATAGGAGTTTTGGGTCTCGGTTTATACGGTTCTAATGAACCAACATTAAATTTTGAAACATTAGCTAATCAATCCTATCCTGTCGCACTGGAAATAATATTCTATATTGGATTTCTTATTGCTTTTGCTGTCAAATCGCCGATTATACCCTTACATACGTGGTTACCGGATACCCACGGGGAGGCCCATTACAGTACTTGTATGCTTCTAGCCGGAATTTTATTAAAAATGGGAGCATATGGATTAGTTCGGATCAATATGGAATTATTACCCCATGCGCATTCCATATTTTCTCCCTGGTTGATAATAGTGGGTACAATGCAAATAATTTATGCAGCTTCAACATCTCTTGGTCAACGGAATTTAAAAAAAAGAATAGCCTATTCCTCCGTATCTCATATGGGTTTCATAATTATAGGAATTGGTTCGATAACTGATACGGGACTCAACGGAGCTATTTTACAAATAATATCTCATGGCTTTATCGGTGCTGCACTTTTTTTCTTGGCAGGAACGAGTTATGATAGAATGCGTCTTGTTTATCTCGACGAAATGGGCGGAATGGCCGTTTCGATTCCCAAAATATTTACGATGTTCAGTATCTTATCCATGGCTTCTCTTGCATTACCGGGCATGAGTGGTTTTGTTGCAGAATTGATAGTCTTTTTTGGAATAATTACCAGCCAAAAATATTTTTTAATGCCAAAAATACTAATTACTTTCGTAATGGCAATTGGAATGATATTAACTCCTATTTATTCATTATCTATGTCACGTCAAATGTTCTATGGATACAAGCTATTTAATGCTCCAAGTTCTTATTTTTTTGATTCTGGACCACGAGAGTTATTTGTTTCGATCTCTATCTTTCTACCAGTAATAGGTATTGGTATTTATCCGGATTTCGTTCTCTCATTATCAGGTGAGAAAGTCGAAACTATTCTATATAATTATTTTTATAGATAG
- the ccsA gene encoding cytochrome c biogenesis protein' has protein sequence MIFSTLEHILTHISFSVVSIVITIHFLTLFLLVDEVVGLYDSSEKGMIVTFFCITGLLVTRWIYSGHFPLSDLYESLIFLSWGFSLIHMVSYLKFKKRKNNLSAITAPSAIFTQGFATSGLLTKMHQSAILAPALQSQWLMMHVSMMVLGYAALLCGSLLSVALLVITFRKAIKIIGENNNFSFSFGKIQYMNERSNVLLNTYFLSSKNYYRYQLTQQLDRWSYRIISLGFIFLTIGILSGAVWANEAWGSYWNWDPKETWAFITWTVFAIYFHTRTNLEGVNSALVASMGFLIIWICYFGVNLLGIGLHSYGSFTLN, from the coding sequence ATGATTTTTTCAACTTTAGAGCATATATTAACTCATATATCTTTTTCAGTCGTTTCAATTGTAATTACAATTCATTTTTTAACCTTATTCTTATTAGTAGATGAAGTCGTAGGACTATATGATTCATCAGAAAAGGGCATGATAGTCACCTTTTTCTGTATAACAGGATTATTAGTCACTCGTTGGATTTATTCAGGACATTTCCCATTAAGTGATTTATATGAATCATTAATCTTTCTTTCATGGGGTTTCTCCCTTATTCATATGGTTTCCTATTTAAAATTTAAAAAGCGCAAAAATAATTTAAGTGCAATAACCGCACCAAGTGCTATTTTTACCCAAGGCTTTGCCACTTCGGGTCTTTTAACCAAAATGCATCAATCTGCAATATTAGCACCTGCTCTCCAATCCCAGTGGTTAATGATGCACGTAAGTATGATGGTATTAGGCTATGCAGCTCTTTTATGTGGATCATTATTATCAGTAGCTCTTCTAGTCATTACATTTCGAAAGGCCATAAAGATTATTGGTGAAAACAATAATTTTTCATTTTCGTTTGGGAAAATCCAATACATGAATGAAAGAAGCAATGTTTTACTAAACACTTATTTTCTTTCTTCTAAAAATTATTACAGATATCAATTGACTCAACAATTGGATCGTTGGAGTTATCGTATTATTAGTCTCGGGTTTATCTTTTTAACCATAGGAATTCTTTCGGGAGCCGTATGGGCTAATGAGGCGTGGGGATCATATTGGAATTGGGACCCCAAGGAAACTTGGGCGTTTATTACTTGGACCGTATTCGCGATTTATTTCCATACCCGAACAAATTTGGAAGGTGTAAATTCCGCACTTGTGGCTTCTATGGGATTTCTTATAATTTGGATATGCTATTTTGGGGTCAATCTATTAGGAATAGGTTTACATAGTTATGGTTCATTTACATTAAATTAA
- the rpl32 gene encoding ribosomal protein L32 has translation MAVPKKRTSTSKKRIRKNVWKKKGYWAALKAFSLAKSLSTGNSKSFFVRQINLE, from the coding sequence ATGGCAGTTCCAAAAAAACGTACTTCTACATCAAAAAAGCGTATTCGAAAAAATGTTTGGAAAAAGAAAGGATATTGGGCGGCCTTGAAAGCTTTTTCATTAGCCAAATCTCTTTCTACGGGGAATTCAAAAAGTTTTTTTGTACGCCAAATAAATTTGGAGTAA